A single window of Bordetella genomosp. 11 DNA harbors:
- the kefF gene encoding glutathione-regulated potassium-efflux system oxidoreductase KefF: MIVIVYAHPYPRHSRTNRAMLQALDGLPDVQVRSLYDLYPDFYIDVAAEQAALAEASLIVWQHPMHWYGAPPLFRQWMDKVLGHGWAYGANATALRDKPLLWTVTTGGAADDFVRCADTDLGVLGQPLRSAAELCGMRWLAPYAVHGAVALGGAELAAVAAAYRELLSGHAGIGQAEPADAARPLTTEASHG; this comes from the coding sequence ACGCCCATCCTTATCCGCGGCATTCCCGCACCAATCGCGCCATGCTGCAGGCATTGGACGGCCTGCCCGACGTCCAGGTGCGCTCGCTCTACGACCTTTATCCCGATTTCTATATCGACGTGGCGGCCGAACAGGCCGCGCTGGCCGAAGCCAGCCTGATCGTTTGGCAGCATCCCATGCACTGGTATGGGGCTCCGCCTTTGTTCCGGCAGTGGATGGACAAGGTACTGGGACATGGCTGGGCCTATGGGGCGAACGCCACCGCGTTGCGCGACAAACCGCTGCTCTGGACCGTGACGACGGGCGGCGCGGCCGACGATTTCGTGCGCTGTGCCGATACGGACCTGGGCGTGTTGGGACAACCGTTGCGCAGCGCAGCGGAACTGTGCGGCATGCGCTGGCTGGCGCCCTACGCCGTGCACGGCGCGGTGGCGCTGGGCGGGGCGGAGCTGGCGGCGGTGGCGGCGGCCTATCGGGAGCTGCTATCCGGCCATGCGGGCATAGGCCAGGCCGAGCCAGCCGACGCCGCGCGTCCCCTGACGACGGAGGCCAGCCATGGATAA